The nucleotide window GGTCATGTAGCCTGACACCACCAGGAGCATCCGTGATGACTCTTCGAAGCGACTCacgcttctcctccttggtaCGTCGGTGGTTGACGGGTATAGCAGGACGACCAGTAAACACATCGGCTCCATCCCTATCCCGACCTTGAGGTCGTTCTTCCACCTTCTTCGAAGTGTAGCTTCGCTCACTCTTTCGCGCAGGAGAGTTGTATTCGATTACATTATTGATCGAATCAAACTGCGCTTGATGAGTCGACAGAGAGTTCGATCGAGTTGATCTGTTGGGTGAAGCATGCGAGTTGACAAATGCCGTCTTCGGCCTGTGTATAGTACTGGCCTTAGCTGGGAGACTATCAGCACCGTCAAGAGCAAGGGGCTCGTCCACATCTTGTATGCCGCTGCTATCATGCTCCTTGGATCCATACACGCTAACAAAAGAGCTCTCGCTCAAAACGCTCAGGCTTGGGCTGCCCAGGGCTGTGTTACGGCCATTATCAGCTTCATTAGAGCCTTCAGGGACTTGCGCAAGACTGAGAATACTACCCCTGGTGCCAAGATAGACGTTTCGTAGATTCTCAGTTGTCTCGCTGTGGTCGGAGAGGAAACTCGGCATGCGATTGATCGCCTTGCCACTTCCCATTTGCTTCATCATATCCGGCGATTGAGTAGCGGGTCTGGGATCTTCGTAACATGGGTCGAATGTTGGTGCGGCGTATTGGCCTTCGGCTTCGAGCTGCTCGATGATGGAACGTTCTTTGGTATATTGCTCAAGTCTGGCTTCAAGAGTCACAATCATAGCAACAGCCTCCTCAATTGCCTTATCGCgcttctccagctcttgTGAAAGGTGGTCGTTCATCTCTTCAGCTCGTGACTTTTCCACCTCGAGGGATTCGACCTTGTCTTCCAATGCCTTCTGTCGTTCCCGGCGGTGGTACAGTTCTAGTTTGAGGTCAAAGTTCTTCTTGTGAAGTGATGATATGACCTGCTTCATGTTAGCCAGCTCCAACAGTATGCCATGTTCAATATCCTACCTGTTCCATATCCTTTACCCCCCGTCCACTCTTTTTGTTGGATTCACTTCCAGCGGCAGAATTAGGTCGATGTCCATCAGCCTCCATATTCTTAATGGGAGAACCAAGGCTCCGACTAAACTCGCCTGAAGAGTTAACATCAGTGCTGCGCGACCAAGTCGTCGATCGGTCGCTCTCGGCCATGCGCGACTGCTGAAGCTTCTCTTGAAGGAATGATGATATGACGGTTTGCCGTGTTGACTCGCTGCTAGCCTCTCGAGTCAAGCGCGGCGTCCGTGTGGTGGTTCGGGGAATGGTACTGGATGGTCTTTGACAAGTCGCATGGTACAGTCGGTGTGAGTGTTGCGATTGAGAAAGATTGGGGGATCCAGGAGCTTGTGACGAAGACAAAGCGCTATGGGCGGTATGCATTGTAGCTCTGGTATTGGTTGTGCTTGTagaagatcgagaagcgGTTCTTCCATAAGAAGACCGCGAAGGAGGTCGCTCCATCGTGGGATGATGTGAGGGTATTAGGTATCAAGGCGGATTGGGTATCGAATTCGTAGGGAGCGTAAACAAACGCAGAGGAACAGCCCAGCTTGAACCTCAAAGGGCAAGCTCAGTTTCGCAAACAGATATCAGATGTACAAAGGATGATCGGACACAGTTCGAGAGGTCTATGGCATATCGAATTGATCGCGTGTCTTGGGTTTAGATCACGATAAGCAAGCTTGATTCACTTCATCGCGGACTATGCCCAACAGCTTTCGGGTATTGTCGCAGGAAGCGAATTAGATGCGTAAGATGCTGATTTAACAATGATTGGCGTAACTTGTCTTGCGTTTGTGGTCGGTCGGTTGCAGATGGCCTATAGAGCACGTTCAGGCTCTGCTTTCAATGCGTTTCCAACAAAGACAATTGTCGCAGAAGAGCATGTACAATCTCGGTTCGTTTACGTCAGGAGGGTATGGCAACCAAAGACGGTAGAGAGCGTCTTAGGTGACGTGCTGTTGGACAAACAGGTTCAAGGTCGATGATCAGAGAGTAAGGATGTGTAGAGGGAAAAAATGGCAATCGTTGGGATCGTGGAGATTCGGATTTCCCGTGGTCTTGGTGGGGAGTAAGGGACAGGAGGTTGTCGATGCAAGGGGGAAAGGTACGTCGGGTACGTAATGCGTAAGGGTCAAAGATAACGCACGGAGTAGACGTCGAACCAATCTCGCGATTTCTAGGTTCACAAGCAAGGGCGAAAGAAAAAGGACCAGGCGTGGATGTTGCGAAGCTCACAAAGAGGAACAAACAGGAGAGGAAAATTGGTTTGTGTAAGGGAATGTCTGAGAATGGTCTTATTTGGCAACCCTCCAAGTCAACTTTTTTGCTTCTGTCCGCTCAGCCAAATCGATTCATTCATTCCAGGCAATGGCACAGTGGATACCACCCGCTGAAAGAGTTAGTTAGGTTGGGCCTAAGGGTACCCCCGCATTAGCGCCATAGCAAAAAGTCAGGCACCAGAATTAGCGTGTTAGTGCCGGGACGCCTTGGGATGCTAGGGTGGTATTGCGAGCTAGTCCTTGACATAAAACGCTAGATTCACTTCTGCCGAGTTGGGTTacagtggcagtggcagtgaaAGTGAAAGCGAAAGAGGGCGCGTCTTAATTTACAGATGAATCCTTGGACGTGTTTTTTACACGTCGACGTGTGGTGCAAGACACACAACGCGATGGTCAGGGACCGGCTGAAGAGTGGGGGACAGGATCAGTCTGAAATGCTTACATACGAGCCCGCC belongs to Fusarium musae strain F31 chromosome 9, whole genome shotgun sequence and includes:
- a CDS encoding hypothetical protein (EggNog:ENOG41), with protein sequence MERPPSRSSYGRTASRSSTSTTNTRATMHTAHSALSSSQAPGSPNLSQSQHSHRLYHATCQRPSSTIPRTTTRTPRLTREASSESTRQTVISSFLQEKLQQSRMAESDRSTTWSRSTDVNSSGEFSRSLGSPIKNMEADGHRPNSAAGSESNKKSGRGVKDMEQVISSLHKKNFDLKLELYHRRERQKALEDKVESLEVEKSRAEEMNDHLSQELEKRDKAIEEAVAMIVTLEARLEQYTKERSIIEQLEAEGQYAAPTFDPCYEDPRPATQSPDMMKQMGSGKAINRMPSFLSDHSETTENLRNVYLGTRGSILSLAQVPEGSNEADNGRNTALGSPSLSVLSESSFVSVYGSKEHDSSGIQDVDEPLALDGADSLPAKASTIHRPKTAFVNSHASPNRSTRSNSLSTHQAQFDSINNVIEYNSPARKSERSYTSKKVEERPQGRDRDGADVFTGRPAIPVNHRRTKEEKRESLRRVITDAPGGVRLHDQNLPPTPDTISTSTLRRFQNSSDTLSKHPTMQRSHGALSETSDNEGSMGMHSGVQLQEPMRAVKASAHIIDLNNRAYAENRGRSIQRPRSADETTISNRRGNDWDSDPDESDVDSLDSSLDIWMRESAKPNKNGGRTSPDLFSFPSSATKGGWSMEAMYGAGGASIGTDSEMIRNLFPVQQELFSASLPPPPPNRRSSLNAQTVAQPKISNPSRPPTNPKASKSGRKKGHQRRNSDDIQMRAEMQAQGPPAGEQKKNHYPPISGQPAQNKFAKFFRRSSTTAPSPTPTETGPTEPPSNGLSSSVNGASGLPPWISRTGVADEDRDSATPPPIMRSSRHGRHTSVDVGDDSILSQEPGTPGTPRMDRDTSEQVDSPRAGGKRRWFGLKNKQG